CTGGTATTTAAAAATGGAAAATTAAAAAGAGTATTGACTGAAGGGAATTACTGGATAGTTTTTGGTGAGACTATCGAAATACATAATATGGCTTTAGCTTATAACGCTAAAACAGATCTGGATGTATTGTTGCAAAACAGTGATTTTGCGGGCTTATTGAATGTAATAGAGGTTGATGATAATGAACTGGTACTGGTTTATTCGCATAAAAATTTCAAGAATGTACTGGCTGCAGGCAGACACGCTATCTGGAAAGGTTTATCAGATTATACTTTTATCAGAGTAAATACCAGCCAGATAGAAATTGATGCTGCTATTGATAAAAACCTGCTGGAGAAAGCGCCGTTGTTGAATTATATCCGTGCCTATAAGGTTGATTCCTTTGAAAAAGCGCTATTATTTATAGATGGAAAATTTGAAAGAATAATGGAACCGGGGAACTATGCTTACTGGAAAAACAGTACGGCTGTTCAGGTCTTTAAATCAGATATGAGACAGCTGAATATGGAGATCACCGGACAGGAGATTCTGACTAAGGATAAAGCCCAGCTGAGAGTGAACTTCAATGTTCAGTATAAGGTGACCGATATTATCAAAGCACTAATGGAGAATAAGGAATTTGATAAACAGCTCTATGTGCTTGTTCAGCTTGCCCTGAGAGAATGTATCGGAATGATGACCTTTGATGAGTTAATGGAAAGCAAAGAAAAGATTGTCGGTCAGCTGATGACGATAACAGCCGGAAAGTTTGATGTCTTAGGGGTTAAAATAGTCAGCTGTGGTCTTAAGGATATTATTTTACCAGGTGATATCAGAGAGATTATGAACCAGGTTCTGGTGGCAGAGAAAAGGGCGCAGGCCAATCTGATAACCAGGAGGGAAGAAACCGCTTCAACCAGAAGTTTGCTGAACACAGCTAAACTGATGGAAGATAACAGTATGTTATATAAACTGAAGGAAATGGAGTATGTAGAGAAGATTGCTGAAAAAATCAATAATATCAGTTTATCAGGAAGCGGGCAACTGGTAGATCAGTTAAAACAAATCTTCGTTAAATAATTAGTAAAAACGTCCTGGTCAGCTGAATGATGGCGGCCAGGAAATAACAGGGTATAAAATGAGAAATATAAATAAAAGTGCTGAGTTAACAGAAGAAACTATAGCACTGAATGAACATGGTATAGATTACTCCGTTTATGGAGCAGAACATATAGAAGAAGGAGCCAGAAAACAAATGGATGTGGCTATGAAATTACCGGTGAGTGTAGCCGGAGCTTTAATGCCGGATGCGCATCAGGGATACGGATTGCCAATAGGCGGGGTGCTGGCCACACGAAATGCCATTATTCCTTATGGAGTGGGGGTAGATATCGGGTGCAGAATGGCACTGAGTATTTTTGATATTCCTGGTGATAACTATTTTGGAAACGATGCAAAATATAAGCGGGAGTTAATAGCCCATACCAAATTTGGCGCAGGTCAAAGTTTTAAAGGAAGTGAAAGAGCAGAACATGCTGTTCTTGACCGCGAAGAGTTTGGTTCCATCAGGTTTTTAAAAGGCCTGTTTGACAAAGCTTACGGACAATTAGGGACTTCCGGAGGTGGAAATCACTTTGCTGAATGGGGAATCATAGAATTTGCTGAGCGCGATGAAGTACTCAACATTGATAAAGGACGCTATGTCGCCCTATTGACGCATTCCGGTTCCAGAGGTTTTGGAGCAACTGTAGCCGATTATTATACCAAACTGGCGAAAAGCCTGTGTAAATTGCCTAAGGAAACTGAAAATCTGGCCTATCTCGATTTAAATAGTGAAGCCGGAATAGAATACTGGATAGCGATGAATTTAGCAGGTGACTATGCCTCTGCATGCCATGAGGTGATCCATAAACGATTAACTAAAGCTATTGGTGCAGAGGTGCTGGCTAAAGTTGAAAATCATCACAATTTTGCCTGGAAAGAAACATTGAATGGTGAAGAGCTGATTGTACACCGGAAAGGTGCTACACCAGCCGGTAAAGGAGTTCTGGGGATTATTCCGGGAAGTATGACTGCACCTGGGTTTCTGGTCAGAGGAAAAGGAGAGGTGAATTCAATTTATTCAGCTTCGCATGGAGCAGGAAGACAAATGAGCCGTAAAAAAGCACATGCAAATATTAGCCGGGAAGAAATGAAGGCTGTATTGAAAGCCCATGATGTCATGCTGATTGGTGCCGGACTGGATGAGGCGCCAATGGCCTACAAGGATATTAACAAAGTAATGGCCGCTCAAACCGAACTGGTTGATGTGTTAGCCAGATTTGAACCTAAAATGGTACGTATGGCAGATGACGGGAGTCGTGAGGATTAAACTTAAGATTCAGTTTAAACGACAAAGGCGTTATTTAGCACCTTTGTCGTTTTTTGAGTTATTGTCTGAAAAAATCTTTGCCATTTACCTCTCTTCTTTTTCCGGAAGGGTCCTGTACTTCCAGTTTGAGCGTATAACCGCCACCACCTTCTAAAAACAGGAGTTCAAAAGCATGATAACCTTTCTTTAATGCAATCTGAGCAGATTTCTCAATTGCAAAATGCATCCCGTCATTATCTACAAGTGTACTGCCGTTTATTTTCAGGACACTGCCATCATCAGATCTCAGGAAAAAAGTATATACCCCTGTCTGGTCTGCATAAAAATAACCTTTATGTTTTGTTGCAAACTGATCAGCAGTTTTGGCCACTGGTATTTCAACTGCCGAAGTTACCTGTTTAATTTCCAGATCTTTCTCACTGATCTCACTGACTACACGGTAACCATGAGGATAATAAGAGAAATTGAGTCCTTTTTGCAGCTCAGTGATTTTAGTAGCCTCAGCATAAGGCTGCTTTTTATAATTGATAGTGTAAACTTCTCCGCGTTTGCCCGATGTATTAAATGCAGCCAGTTTGAATTGTACAGGCTGGTTAACTAAAACAGATCCGTTAAATATCTTTGAGGACAGGGTAGGCAGAGAACCATCAGTGGTATAGTGAATTTTAAATTCAGGAACAGGGTTAGTGATGCGAAGTGAAGCGGTATCAGTAAAAACGCTGTTTACACTAAAACCCTTCAGATCCTGAAATCTGTAATTGATATTCATCGCGTCGAGCATAGGTAACTGGTTGATGACTCTTTTTTCAAAACCCTTCCAGTCTGAAGGTGAATTATTCCATGCTACTTCGGACATAGCCATCATCCTTGGAAAAATCATATATTCAAGACGCTGTTCACTTGGTATAGTTTCTGTCCATGTACAGGACTGAACACCTTTGATATATTGCTGATCTGCCGTGCTGAGCTGAAAACCAAGCGGATCAAATGTGTAAACTTTTTGCAGTGAATTGACGTCCTGTTGTGCATCAAAATAGCAATATTCACCTGGAGCCATAATGATGTCGTTTCCTTTTTCTGCCGCATGTTTAGGTGCGCCTTTAACCCAGGTACGCCAGTACATCATGGTAGCTGTTTTGGATATTCCACCATCCAGAATCTCATCCCAGCCAATCATTTTTTTG
This portion of the Pedobacter lusitanus genome encodes:
- a CDS encoding slipin family protein, which produces MSVEADKKKDNMKRVTIGTNYVGLVFKNGKLKRVLTEGNYWIVFGETIEIHNMALAYNAKTDLDVLLQNSDFAGLLNVIEVDDNELVLVYSHKNFKNVLAAGRHAIWKGLSDYTFIRVNTSQIEIDAAIDKNLLEKAPLLNYIRAYKVDSFEKALLFIDGKFERIMEPGNYAYWKNSTAVQVFKSDMRQLNMEITGQEILTKDKAQLRVNFNVQYKVTDIIKALMENKEFDKQLYVLVQLALRECIGMMTFDELMESKEKIVGQLMTITAGKFDVLGVKIVSCGLKDIILPGDIREIMNQVLVAEKRAQANLITRREETASTRSLLNTAKLMEDNSMLYKLKEMEYVEKIAEKINNISLSGSGQLVDQLKQIFVK
- a CDS encoding RtcB family protein; protein product: MRNINKSAELTEETIALNEHGIDYSVYGAEHIEEGARKQMDVAMKLPVSVAGALMPDAHQGYGLPIGGVLATRNAIIPYGVGVDIGCRMALSIFDIPGDNYFGNDAKYKRELIAHTKFGAGQSFKGSERAEHAVLDREEFGSIRFLKGLFDKAYGQLGTSGGGNHFAEWGIIEFAERDEVLNIDKGRYVALLTHSGSRGFGATVADYYTKLAKSLCKLPKETENLAYLDLNSEAGIEYWIAMNLAGDYASACHEVIHKRLTKAIGAEVLAKVENHHNFAWKETLNGEELIVHRKGATPAGKGVLGIIPGSMTAPGFLVRGKGEVNSIYSASHGAGRQMSRKKAHANISREEMKAVLKAHDVMLIGAGLDEAPMAYKDINKVMAAQTELVDVLARFEPKMVRMADDGSRED